The following proteins are encoded in a genomic region of Gossypium hirsutum isolate 1008001.06 chromosome D05, Gossypium_hirsutum_v2.1, whole genome shotgun sequence:
- the LOC121217942 gene encoding uncharacterized protein has product MFVDKGTHGFMRTHKWRHSIGAFINVEAFGTGGLDLVCQSGPGSWPSSVYAQSAIYPMAYSAAQTTKGFSRVEESLDDLALDVPDARKQFLAYVEKAKTIGWLDSSFHYGNSINGKENGACQ; this is encoded by the exons ATGTTTGTTGACAAG GGTACACATGGTTTCATGAGGACACATAAATGGCGTCATTCCATAGGAGCTTTTATAAATGTGGAAGCATTTGGGACAGGAGGTCTTG ATTTAGTCTGCCAATCCGGACCTGGTTCTTGGCCTTCTTCCGTCTATGCTCAATCAGCAATTTATCCCATGGCATATAGTGCAGCCCAG ACGACAAAGGGTTTCTCAAGGGTAGAAGAATCACTTGATGACTTGGCTCTTGATGTGCCTGATGCCCGAAAACAGTTTCTAGCATATGTTGAAAAAGCAAAGACTATCGGATGGTTGGATTCATCATTTCATTATGGCAATTCCATAAACGGTAAAGAGAATGGGGCCTGCCAATAA